One region of Silene latifolia isolate original U9 population unplaced genomic scaffold, ASM4854445v1 scaffold_57, whole genome shotgun sequence genomic DNA includes:
- the LOC141639822 gene encoding uncharacterized protein LOC141639822: MGGERQASETDTKYKKKIGGLSQQCQGKTDDCYQAWMSLTIVKKQLEVVRTELDRKSNLITKRNLISPDRVKYGLINLQFVEGNPFLPLKKDVMLRISLAFAELSEFLLQDLARPNWKGSKMAFSINILYMENLLVLKGEDIGLQIRFHC; the protein is encoded by the exons ATGGGAG GAGAAAGACAAGCGTCTGAAACTGACACCAAATATAAAAAGAAAATAGGCGGGTTGAGCCAGCAATGTCAGGGCAAGACAGATGATTGCTATCAAGCTTGGATGTCTTTGACTATTGTGAAAAAGCAGTTGGAGGTGGTCAGGACGGAACTTGACAGAAAATCTAATTTGATTACCAAACGCAATCTAATTTCACCCGACCGTGTGAAATATGG ACTTATAAACCTTCAATTTGTGGAGGGCAACCCCTTTTTACCCTTAAAGAAGGACGTTATGTTGAGGATCTCTCTTGCCTTTGCTGAGCTTTCAG AATTCTTATTGCAAGACCTGGCTCGCCCGAATTGGAAAGGCTCAAAAATGGCTTTCTCGATAAATATCTTATATATGGAAAAT TTGTTGGTGCTGAAGGGGGAGGATATTGGACTCCAGATCAGGTTTCATTGCTGA